One window of the Maylandia zebra isolate NMK-2024a linkage group LG19, Mzebra_GT3a, whole genome shotgun sequence genome contains the following:
- the scaf8 gene encoding SR-related and CTD-associated factor 8 isoform X3 — protein MAAGIPPPSVTPVMPSSAAPVNNTTPGTPATPATPANIVQGLPDWASQITNTDTVAAVAQILQSPQGQQLQQLVQSLQMQQQKPQPSLLQALDAGLVVQLQALTAQLTAAATANSLNPLEQRVSSFNKKLLGPFDFGNDSERNEESKKDSSTSQLPMVSEPINSSLFHQLAEQLQQQNLEQFQKQLLEHQQKAMNIEGQDSIFGQENSVSNAQSSSQPQLPEPENKIDDSIDNQQQDMDLDEGPDGMEEEIFEAEEKKTLNTRSRTRSRSRSRSPKRRRSRSRSGSRKRKHRKRSRSRSRDRKRKSSRSYSSERRAREREKERQKKGLPPIRSKTLSVCSTTLWVGQVDKKATQQDLTNLFEEFGQIESINMIPPRGCAYICMVHRQDAYRARQKLSTGTFKIGSKIIKIAWALNKGVKQEYKQFWDVDLGVTYIPWEKVKLDDLDGFAEGGIIDQETVNDEWEAAKNTEQAKEAASQPVSTETTAASNTQTETFNQQVTMMPVQSYIPRIQLPVAQAVPSAVGLVPPAFPVTMGIPPPGYGPPPPFIRASFNASQPPPGFMQAAQTAGMASASASLVQPSVGSSQDAVKDSPFGAMIPPTSTIPGSFMPSAIPGAGVFNPVGVQTQQAANEKTQSAEGMDATAELTLQGMQNAVRSGMGLLGMHPTASLTHPLHQSGLSGQRMPGLLPLDVRPNLLQPGAAARFPLLMQQAHAQQTPGLLDSPIQAQSRPRAPFPQLDPFHRPPNITSENVSKTEDESSSGADEGKDQDYRFPPMEKQSTGLLRTPPPEHREPLAGSGAGVRPPLLQTPGTQPARSSLVGRLQALAGFTPDNRWNQARGDFDERDGMRGGPQAPGGPKGFPEAGPTPGQNFPSRFDNRPGTAAGVSVNAGAVGGPQAWNRSGNAAAPFESELHQDLDERRRPWDRQRDRDERDFDFRREMNGNRRSRERERERDRGRDRTREHERERDHDKERDRERGGSAPLLPLPTPLLPTPPLNPNLTLNQGKVLAPLKLNPQIQPRFQPPLLPQAQGKLPLLGLNQAAPQLQIRSPPPSQNQAAVPEPESEIPTPSEAPQAQPTPSTLSHDPSSDGEGQSTLTEAPPKSESSPQPETSPRTDSPSQPIAQSASQTTASSDSETPSHASPPAEASSQDSSMAFTQAASPPEDTTHSAEEQKSGQKDEEESQERPSSPQPPGVSGPELDNDQSEPVEDAASLPVVDTVTDTEGT, from the exons ATGGCAGCGGGGATTCCTCCTCCCAGTGTCACACCCGTCATGCCCAGCAGTGCTGCCCCGGTCAACAACACTACACCCG GGACCCCGGCTACACCGGCCACTCCAGCCAACATAGTGCAGGGTCTGCCTGACTGGGCTTCGCAGATTACCAACACCGACACTGTGGCTGCTGTGGCCCAGATCTTGCAGAGTCCCCAGGGACAACAG CTCCAGCAGCTGGTGCAGAGTCtgcagatgcagcagcagaagccCCAACCGTCCCTGCTGCAGGCCTTGGATGCTGGCCTAGTGGTGCAGTTGCAAGCTCTGACAGCTCAGCTCACTGCGGCAGCTACTGCCAACAGCCTCAACCCCCTGGAGCAGAGGGTCTCCTCTTTTAATAAG aaacttttgggtccttttgacTTTGGGAACGATTCAGAGCGTAATGAAGAATCTAAAAAGGACAGCTCAACATCTCAACT GCCCATGGTGTCGGAGCCCATTAACAGCTCCCTCTTCCATCAGTTGGCTGAGCAACTTCAACAGCAAAACCTGGAGCAGTTTCAGAAGCAGCTGCTGGAGCATCAGCAGAAG gcaATGAACATAGAAGGGCAGGACTCGATCTTTGGGCAAGAGAACTCAGTTTCGAATGCTCAGAGCAGCAGCCAGCCTCAGCTTCCAGAGCCAGAGAATAAGATCGACGACTCCATAGACAACCAGCAGCAG GACATGGATCTAGATGAAGGCCCGGATGGGATGGAAGAGGAAATCTTTGAGGCTGAAGAGAAGAAGACCTTGAACACACGGTCTAGAACAAGGTCAAGGTCACGCTCCAG GTCTCCAAAGAGGAGACGGTCTAGGTCGCGCTCCGGCTCACGGAAACGGAAGCATCGAAAACGGTCGCGGTCACGCTCTAGAGATCGCAAGAGGAAGTCCTCGCGGTCTTATTCTAGTGAGAGACGCGCCCGAGAACGAGAGAAGGAGCGGCAAAAGAAAGGACTTCCTCCCATACGGTCCAAGACTCTCAGTG TGTGCAGCACAACTCTGTGGGTGGGCCAGGTGGATAAAAAGGCCACTCAGCAAGACCTCACCAATCTGTTTGAAGAGTTTGGCCAGATTGAGTCCATCAAT ATGATCCCTCCCAGAGGTTGTGCCTACATCTGTATGGTCCACAGGCAGGATGCATACCGTGCCCGTCAGAAGCTCAGCACCGGCACGTTTAAGATTGGCTCCAAAATCATCAAG ATTGCGTGGGCTCTGAACAAAGGTGTAAAGCAGGAGTACAAGCAGTTTTGGGATGTGGACCTGGGTGTCACGTACATACCTTGGGAGAAGGTAAAGCTGGATGACCTGGATGGCTTTGCCGAAGGAGGAATCATCGACCAGGAGACTGTCAATGACG AGTGGGAAGCTGCCAAGAATACTGAACAAGCCAAGGAAGCTGCAAGTCAGCCAGTAAGCACTGAGACTACAGCAGCATCTAACACCCAAACCGAGACCTTCAACCAGCAGGTTACCATGATGCCAGTGCAG TCTTATATCCCTCGTATTCAGCTTCCGGTTGCACAGGCAGTTCCCAGTGCGGTCGGTTTGGTGCCTCCTGCCTTCCCTGTCACCATGGGCATACCTCCGCCAGGTTATGGGCCGCCGCCACCCTTCATAAGGGCAAGCTTCAATGCCTCACAACCTCCGCCAG GTTTCATGCAGGCTGCTCAGACAGCAGGAATGGCCTCAGCATCTGCCT CTCTGGTTCAGCCTTCAGTGGGCTCCAGCCAAGATGCTGTCAAGGATTCACCATTCGGTGCTATGATTCCTCCAACAAGCACCATCCCAGGTAGCTTCATGCCCTCGGCTATCCCAGGAGCTGGCGTATTCAACCCAGTGGGAGTGCAAACTCAGCAGGCCGCTAATGAGAAAACACAGTCTGCAGAGGGCATGGATGCTACTGCAGAGCTCACGCTGCAAG GCATGCAGAATGCTGTCCGCAGTGGAATGGGTCTGCTGGGCATGCACCCTACAGCTTCCCTCACCCACCCCCTGCATCAGTCTGGACTGAGTGGGCAGAGGATGCCCGGCCTGCTGCCTTTGGATGTGCGCCCCAACCTGCTCCAACCCGGAGCCGCTGCTCGCTTCCCGCTGCTCATGCAGCAGGCCCATGCCCAGCAAACCCCTGGCCTCCTAGACAGTCCAATCCAAGCTCAATCCCGCCCCAGGGCTCCCTTCCCTCAACTGGACCCCTTCCACCGGCCCCCCAACATAACCAGTGAAAATGTATCCAAAACAGAAGATGAGTCGTCCTCTGGAGCTGACGAGGGCAAAGACCAGGACTACCGCTTTCCTCCGATGGAAAAGCAGAGCACGGGTCTGCTGCGGACCCCTCCCCCAGAGCATAGGGAGCCCCTTGCAGGATCAGGAGCAGGCGTGAGACCACCTTTGCTCCAGACCCCAGGTACTCAGCCAGCCAGATCAAGCCTCGTAGGCCGTCTGCAGGCCCTTGCAGGGTTTACACCCGATAACCGCTGGAACCAAGCCAGAGGGGACTTTGATGAACGTGATGGCATGCGAGGAGGCCCCCAGGCCCCAGGTGGTCCAAAGGGCTTCCCGGAGGCTGGTCCCACACCTGGGCAGAACTTCCCCAGCCGCTTTGATAACCGTCCCGGGACAGCAGCCGGTGTTTCTGTAAATGCTGGAGCTGTTGGGGGGCCACAGGCTTGGAACCGTAGTGGTAATGCCGCAGCTCCTTTTGAGAGCGAGCTCCATCAAGACCTAGATGAAAGAAGACGCCCATGGGACAGGCAAAGAGATAGAGATGAAAGAGATTTTGACTTCAGGAGGGAGATGAATGGTAACCGCCGCAGCCGCGAGAGGGAGCGTGAGAGAGACAGGGGCCGCGACCGCACCAGAGAACACGAACGCGAGCGAGACCACGACAAAGAGAGAGACCGCGAACGTGGAGGCTCAGCACCCCTTCTCCCTCTGCCCACACCTCTTCTACCAACTCCACCTCTCAATCCTAACCTGACACTGAACCAAGGCAAAGTGCTTGCTCCGCTTAAACTGAACCCTCAGATTCAGCCACGATTCCAGCCCCCGCTTTTGCCTCAAGCTCAGGGCAAGCTCCCTCTGCTGGGTCTTAATCAGGCAGCGCCTCAACTTCAGATCAGGtctcctcctccatcacagAACCAAGCAGCCGTGCCCGAGCCTGAGTCAGAAATCCCAACTCCATCCGAGGCCCCCCAGGCACAGCCGACACCCTCGACGCTTTCGCACGACCCGTCATCTGACGGCGAAGGTCAGAGCACATTGACTGAGGCGCCTCCAAAGTCAGAGTCGTCGCCACAACCAGAGACTTCTCCACGCACAGATTCACCATCCCAGCCTATAGCCCAGTCCGCCTCTCAGACCACTGCTTCTTCTGACAGTGAAACCCCTAGCCATGCCTCACCACCTGCTGAGGCATCGTCCCAGGACTCATCCATGGCCTTCACACAAGCTGCCAGCCCCCCCGAAGATACGACTCACTCTGCGGAGGAGCAGAAAAGTGGAcagaaggatgaggaggagtCACAAGAGAGACCCTCCTCTCCCCAACCGCCGGGGGTCAGTGGACCTGAGCTGGACAATGATCAGAGTGAGCCCGTGGAGGATGCTGCAAGTCTGCCAGTGGTAGACACTGTCACAGACACTGAGGGGACATAA